The nucleotide sequence TTGCCGCCGGCTCGCCCTACTTAAGGGACCAATTCTTACTCAGCGATTCCCAAGAAGTCCATATCTCCATTCTGCAGAACTCTGAGGCTGGGAAGCATCTTCTCATGTCCTGTTACACGGGGGTCCTGGAATTCCCCGAGATGGACCTCGTCAACTACCTGACGGCGGCCAGCTTCCTGCAGATGAGCCACGTGGTGGAGCGATGCACGCAAGCCTTGTGGAAGTTCATTAAGCCGCAGCAAGCGACTGAGGGGACCACGGATGAAGAAGAGACCAAACCGGCACCGGAGGTTGACGAGCCGGAAGGGGACATAGAGGATTCCATGAAGCCGGACTCTCCGGTGGCCTCCATCTCAGAAGATAGTATAGACAATGATGATATTCAGATCGTCAAGGTTGAGTCGATAAGTGAGGTCCCACCAAATGATAAGGCCAAGGTCAGTCAAAGCCAGTTTATGACTTCCGACCAGACTGCCCTCCACTCCTTGGAGCCCCAACACTCCCTCATCAACTCCACCGTAGAAAACCGGGCCGGAGACACGGACACCAACCCCGCCCACAACTACGCCGTGTCCGATAACAGCAGCGATAACATGGGGCCCTCCCCTAAAGAACTTTTCGGGCCCAGCAGTAGGATTTTGGACAAGACCCTCCAATGGCACCACCAGTGCCCCAAATGCACCCGAGTGTTTCGGCACTTGGAGAACTACGCCAACCACCTAAAAATGCACAAACTGTTCATGTGCCTGCTGTGCGGGAAAACCTTCacccagaagggcaacctgcacCGGCACATGCGGGTCCACGCCGGAATCAAACCCTTCCAGTGCAAAATCTGCGGCAAAACCTTTTCCCAGAAATGTTCTCTGCAGGACCACCTCAACCTTCACAGCGGGGACAAGCCGCACAAGTGCAACTACTGCGACATGGTCTTCGCCCACAAACCCGTGCTGAGGAAGCACCTCAAACAGCTGCACGGCAAAAACAGTTTCGACAACGCCCACGAGAGGGGCGCGCAGGACATCGGCCTGGACTATGAGGCTTTCGCCGGCGCCCATGACGGCAGCGAACTGATTTCACAGAGTCTGCACCAATGAGAAGGAAGGGCGTTTTTGATACATTGTAACGCTGACCTTTTGGTGAAATATTTTTGTtataaatcagcacaagggacggtACTTACCATGTATAAATATGGTCCCATGTGCTGGTGGCTGGTGAGCTCATTTAAATCTTCATTCCTCTGCCCCCCGAATACCCCACTGCTGTGATCTTCGGGGGcagaaggggaagctgccctgggcacagtaTGCTTATGTGTTGGGGGCCACAAGGCAGGAGACCATAGATACATTCAACCAACCCTCACCCAGATACCCCTGCAACTGTGATCTTCCAGTACTGAAGGCAAGGCTGGGACTGTAGGGGGGCAATAGGGGAAGATGCCCTGGGCACAGTCTTTTTATGTGTTGGGGGAAGGGGGTGCCACGAGGCAGGAGCCCATAGATGCATTCAATTGAGTTGAAAGTCTACCCTCATCCCAGATACCCCTGCAGCTAGTATCTTCTGGTGCTGCACCCGGGCTGgcactattggggggggggggcgggggacagGAGCGGAAGCTGCCCCGGGCACAGTGTCCTTATGTGTTGTGTGTTGGGGGTGACACGAGGCAGGAGCCCATAGATACATTCAACCAAGATGAAGGTCCACCCTCACCCCAGATAGCCCTGCAGCTGTGATCTTCCAGTACTGCAGGCAAGGCTgggactgtaggggggggggggcaagagggaAAGATGCCCTGGGCACAGTCTTTTTATGTGTTGGGGAAGGGGGTTGCCACGGGCAGGAGCCGAAAGATACATTCAATTGAGTTGAAAGTCCACCCTGCCCCTGGATACCCCTGCAGCTATGATCTTCCGGTGTTGCAGGCAGGGCTGGGACTATGTGGGGGCAGGAGGGACAGCTGCCCTAGGCACAGTATCATTACATGTTGTGGAAGGGTGGGTGGTGCCACAAGGCAGGAGCCCATAGATACCTTCAACCAAGCTGAAAGTCCAAACTCACTGCAGATGCCCCTACAGCTGTGTTTTTTTGGTGCTGTGGGCAAGGCCAAGACTAGGGGAGAGGGGCATGAGGAGAAAATTccttgggcacagtgttgcaggCAGGGCTGAGactgggggtggggggaaggagcggaagctgccctgggcacagaaTCCTTACATgttgggggtgtggggggggggggtgccacgagGCAGGAGCCCATAGATACATTTAATTGAGTTGAAAGTCCACCCTCACCCCGGATACTCCTGTAGCTCTGTTCTTTTGGTGCTGTGGGCAAGGCCAAGACTAGGGAAGGGGGGCATGAGGAGCAGATGCCCTGGGCACAGTGTTGCAGGCAGGGCTGGGACTATAGGGGTGGGGGCAGGAGTGGCAGCTTTCCTGGGCACAGTATCCTTACGTGTGGTGCAGGAGCCCATAGATACCTTCAACCAAGCTGAAAGTCTAAACTCACCTCAGATGCCCCTACAGCTCTGTTCTTTTGCTGCTGTGGGCAAGGCTGAAAGACTAGGGGAGGGGGGCATGAGGAGAAGATGCCCTGGGCACAGTGTTGCAGGCAGGGCTGGGACCATGGGGGTGGGAGGGACAGGAGGGGAAGCTTCCCCGGGCACAGTGTTCTTATATGTTGGGGGACACGTGGCAGGAGCCCATAGATACCTTCCAAACTGAGTCCAAACTCACCTCAGATGCCCCTACAGCTGTGTTCTTTTTCTGCTGTGGGCAAGGCTGAAAGACTAGGGGAGGGGGGCACGAGGAGAAGATGCCCTGGGCACCATGTCCTTATGTGTTGGGAGAAGGGGGGGTGCCACGAGGCAGGAGCCCATAGATACCTTCAACCAAGCTGAAAGCCCAAACTCACCTCAGATGCCCCTGCAGCTTTGTTCTTTTGGTGCTGTGGGCAAGACCAAGACTAGGGGAGGGGGCATGAGGAGCAGATGCCCTGGGCACAGTGCTGCAGGCAGAGCTGGGACTATGGGGGTGGGGGGTCGTAGtgaaagctgccctgggcacagtaTCCTTACGTGTTGGGGGAAGGAGGGGTGCCACGAGGCAGGAGCCCATAGATACCTTCAACCAAGCTGAAAGTCCAACCTCACCTCAGATGCCCTGGGCACAGTGTTGCAGGCAGGGCTGGGACCATGGGGGCGGGAGGGGAAGCTGACCCAGGGCACAGTGTCCTTatatgttgggggaggggggggggcacgagGCAGAAGCCCATAGATACTTTCTAAACTGAGTCCAACCTCACCTCAGATGCCCCTACAGCTGTGTTCTTTTGCTGCTGTGGGCAAGGCTGAAAGACTAGGGAAGGGGGGCATGAGGAGCAGATGCCCTGGGCACCATGTCCTTATGtgttgggggaagggggggtgccaCGAGGCAGCAGCCCATAGATACCTTCAACCAAGCTGAAAGCCCAAACTCACCTCTGATGCCCCTTCTTTTGCTGCTGTGGGCAAGGCTGGAAGACTAGGGGAGGGGGCATGAGGAGCAGATGCCCTGGGCACAGAATACCTACTTgtttggggtgggaggggggtgccACGAGGCAGGAGCCCACGGATAAATTGAATCGATCTGAAAGTCCAAACTCAAGCCAGATATCCCTACAGCTGAGATCTTCCGATgcctccacctcctccattcatagagcgcGTTCCATTGGCTGAAGCCTCTATGAATGGAGCAGAGGAGAGAAGGGGCCGGCGTAGTCAGCAGCACTTTTGAGGTCCAGCAGCtcgttttaaccccccccccacccccctgtagcACTGGAAGATCACAGCTGTGATGGGATTGGGGGGCAGAGGGCAGAAGATATCAATGAAGATGGCAGCCACCAGTACAAGGGACACTTCTCATTCATTGGACCATCCCTTGTGCTGATGGGGAAAATGTCCACCGAGTCATCTCCCACCCATGAAATGGACAAACGAAGTGGGTCTGGACAGATATAAGATAGCGCCACCTAGCGATACCTCCACGcgagtagcggtgtagtagcagTGCCTATTCCAGCTTCTAGAGGGATCCCACCGATATGGTATACACATAGTTACATTGGACCAAACTggaccagaggcggctctttaattaggcaaattaggcggtcgcctaaggcctcgcactcacaggggcctcgcggccgcctaatttgcctctgctcgACCTTTAACCTCGTAGTTTTCTGTGTTCTTACTATCCAATGAATACGTCCGATCCGACACCCCCGGGGCCACCCAATCATAAACCCTTCCCGGTGTAGATTGTATCTCTTTTGTTTCCTACGGGATGAAGTTTCTTTGTGGCGGCACAAACATGTCCGAGTGTTTTCCATTGTTACACAATAAAGATCGTCGTCCTCAGAGATCTGTGATTTCCTGGCATCCAATCCCGACAGAGATACTCAAGTCTGTATTCTATAACTCGAAAAAAAGTCCCTCTATTGCTGCTATGACCTGGCTTCCTGATCgggggtggctacattccttctccacaatcccactgtatgtaggaatgtagccaccctttcttggtctcactgtatgtaggaatgtagccaccctttcTTGGTTACACTGTATGTAGGAAAATAGGCACCTTATATTGGTCCCAATATATGTAGGaaggtagccaccctctcttggtcccactgtatgtagaaatgtagccaccctctcttggtcccaatgtatgtaggaatgtagccaccctgtcttggtctcactgtatgtaggaatgtagccaccctgtcttggtctcactgtatgtagaacgtagccaccctgtcttggtctcgctgtatgtaggaatgtagccaccctctcttggtcTCACTGTATGTAGAACGTAGCCACCTTGTATTGGTCCcaatgtatgtaggaatgtagccgctctttcttggtcccactgtatgtaaaaaacgtAACCACCCTGTCTTGTTCCTACTGTATGTagaaatgtagccaccctctcttggtctcactgtatgtaggaaagTAGCCACCCTGTCTTGTTCCTACTGTATGTagaaatgtagccaccctctcttggtctcactgtatgtaggaaagtagccaccctctcttgttcccactgtatgtaggaatgaggCCACCCTCTCTTGGTCTCACTGTATGTAGGAGGGTAGCCACCCTTCCTTGGTCccgctgtatgtaggaatgtagccaccctctcttggtcccactgtatgtaggaatgtagccaccctctcttggtctcactgtatgtaggaatgtagccaccctctcttgttcccactgtatgtaggaaagtAGCAACCTTGTATTGGCCCCAATGTATCTAGGAATGTAGCCACTCTCTCTTGGTCCCGCTGTATGTagaaatgtagccaccctctcttggtcTCACTGTATGTAGACAAGTAGCCACCCTTTCTTGGTCCCaatgtatgtaggaacgtagccacttCCTCTTGGtcacactgtatgtaggaatgtagcctccctctcttggtcccactgtatgtaggaacgtagccacttTCTCTTGgtctcactgtatgtaggaatgaagTCTCCGTCTCTTGGTCCcaatgtatgtaggaatgtagccaccctctcttgatCGCACTGTATGTAGTAaagtagccaccctctcttggtcccaatgtatgtaggaacgtagccaccctctcttgatCACAccgtatgtaggaatgtagcctcCCTCTCTTGGttacactgtatgtaggaacatagcacCTTCTCTTGGTCCCAATGTATGTAGGAAAGTAGCTTTTTAGTTACATACATTTGTACATCACACATCCCCCGGTGTACATCAAACCTCGTTGTCATACAGAACAGCAGAACATATCGTTTTTCGGAACCCTCCTATCAGATCAGAATGGTTAATGGAGCACCTTCTCTACGCGTTTCCAGGGCCCAGGGCTCACGTCCTCAGGGGGCGCACACAAGGATTTAGAACAATGGTGGTGTTACAATAATATCATTAAAAATCTTGAGTGCCATTCAGGGTGGCAACCGTGCCGACGCCGAGCACAAAATGAGCCAAAAGGGGTTCTAGGAGGGATTTTGTTTTCACCCAGCGTGTGGCGCCACGTGTAAAACAAAACCGCAGAGTCAACCAACAAAGCGGGCGTGTCAAACGGTCTCCTCCCGAAGAGGAAGGGCCCCTTCCTGAACAGTCCGGAGGTAAGTCAGACTCAGGTCCACCTACCCGAAAAGACCTCGCTCCTCATGATCAGCCAAAGCCAACCTACAGGTACTGGGTGAGGGGCTCTCCgaagagagacccccccccccccgatgaccATCCTCCCCCTAGACGTCAGCATAGACCAGAAGATCGGGACCCTGCCACCCTCAGAAGGAAGGTGAtcggagaggaagagaagatagGTGGTTGTAGAACAAGAGAAGGTAGGTGATCGGAGAGGAAGGAAAGGTAGGTGATCggagaggaagagaaggtagGTGGTTGTAGAAAAAGAGAAGGTAGGTAatcagagaggaagagaagataAGTGGTTGTAGAAGAAGAGAAGGTAGGTAATCAGAGAGGAAGGAAAGGTAGGTGATCAGAGAGGAAGAGAAGGTAGGTGAAGGAAAGGTAGGTTATCAGAGAGGAAGAGAAGGTAGGTGATCGGAGAGGAAGGAAAGGTAGGTGatcagagaggaagagaagataGGTGGTTGTAGAAGAAGAGAAGGTAGGTGATCGGAGAGGAAGGGAAGGTGGGTGATGGGAGAGGAAGGGAAGATAGGCGATCgaagaggaagggaaggaaggtgataggagaggaggagaaggtagGTGATCGAAGAGGGAGAGAAGGTAGGTGATCGGAAAGAAAGGAGGGGTAGGTGATTGGCGAGGAAGGGAAGGTAGGTGaccggagagagagaagagaaggtaGGTGattggagaggaggagaaggtagATGatcagagaggaagagaagataGGTGGTTGTAGAAGAAGAGAAGGTAGGTGATCTGAGAGGAAGGGAAGATAGGTGGTTGTAGAAGAGAAGGTAGGTGATCTGAGAGGAAGGGAAGATAGGTGATCgaagaggaagggaaggaaggtgataggagaggaggagaaggtagGTGATCGAAGAGGGAGAGAAGGTGGGTGATCGGAAAGAAAGGAGGGGTAGGTGATTGGAGAGGAAGGGAAGGTAGGTGaccggagagagagaagagaaggtaGGTGATCAGAGAGGAGGAGAAAGTAGGTGattggagaggaggagaaggtagGTGAtcgaagaggaggagaaggtagGTGATCGGAGAGGAGGAGACGGTAGGTGattggagaggaggagaaggtagGTGATCAGAAAGAAAGGAAAGGTAGGTGATCGTAAAGGAAGAAAAGGTAGGTAATCGGAGATGAAGGGAAGATAGGTGATCGAAGAGGAAGGGAAGGTAGGTGatcggagaggaggagaaggtagTTGATCGGAGAGGAGGAGAAGTTAGGTGATCGGAAAGAAAGGAAGGGTAGGTGATTGGAGAGGAAGGGAAGGTAGGTGaccagagaggaggagaaggtagGTGACCATAGAGGAGGAGAAGGTAGGTGATCGGTGAGGAGGAGAAGGTAGGTGATCAGAGTGCTTTGTGTTCTGTATCTCTCCTCTGAGTGTACAATTGGTATATCTTATatcgtatatctatatatattatcTCATCAATAATGATCAGATCACTAATATTATGCTAATTTGACAAATTGGTCCGAAGTCTGGAGACCCTCCGAGATGTccatccccatcccccccccccctgagctttGTGTCCAATCCTAGATGCCCCCGAGGGGTTTCCGGAGGAGATCGGTGTCTTTTCAGGAGTGTATTCACATATGTCCGACCCTCACCATCGTATGGCCTGAGCTTTACCTGCTGTGTACCGGCCTTGGGTGCTTCATACAGCCTACATGATGTGTAGAAGATCAGTGGACCCTCTCTGGCCAACCACGCCAAagggatccctctctgaccaaccaCGCCAAagggatccctctctgaccaaccacgccaaagtgatccctctctggccaaccacgccaaagtgatccctctctggccaaccacGCCAAagggatccctctctggccaaccacgccaaagtgatccctctctggccaaccacgccaaagtgatccctctctggccaaccacGCCAAagggatccctctctggccaaccacgccaaagtgatccctctctggccaaccacgccaaagtgatccctctctggccaaccacGCCAAagggatccctctctggccaaccacGCCAAagggatccctctctggccaaccacgccaaagtgatccctctctggccaaccacGTTAAGTGATTCCTTTCTGGCCAACCAcgccaaagtgatccctctctggccaaccatgccaaagtgatccctctctggccaaccatGATAAGTGATTGCTTTCTGGCCAACCAcaccaaagtgatccctctctggacaactgtgtcaaagtgatccctctctggccaaccacATTAAATGATTCCTTTCTGGCCAACCAcgccaaagtgatccctctctggacaactgtgtcaaagtgatccctctctggccatccCCGCCAAAGTGATTTCTCTCTGGCCAACCATGCTTAagtaatccctctctggccaactgtgccaaagtgatccctctctggccaaccatgcaaaagtgatccctctctgaccaaccaaaccaaagtgatccctctctggcaaaCCACGCCAAAGTGATCCCTCTGGCCAACCACGCCAAagcgatccctctctggccaaccatGCCAAAGTGATTCCTCTCTGGCCAACCACGCAAAAGTAATCCCTCTCTGACTAACTGTGTTAAAGTGAattctctctggccaactgcatcaaagtgatcccttcctggccaaatgcgtcaaagtgatccctctcggGCCAACCACGCCAAAGTGATCCCTCATTTTATTTAGTGTGTGTGATTTGtactttatttattgattttatcggatgtgtgtgtttaatttGTATTTTATCTATTGGTTTTATCTTATTAGTATGTGTGTTTTTGTATCTTTTGTTTCAGTCTGCCTCTCTGTACTCCCAGCAGTAGTTTTCACTGTAATTGTTGCACCCACTGTGGACATGCTTGTTTCAGGTATCAGAAGGGTTAATGGAGCTGGGTGGGggttggtggtgtttttttttccttttgtgctgGAATccttttgtttagtttttgtCCTCAAAGGGGGAAGCTGAGTGTTTACCCTTTTATTgtgcttttttgttttctaaacctTTGTGTGTCATTGCTGCTCTGACCTTCGAAGACACTGGTAAACCTCCAAAATCTCATGCTGAAAATCTAACTGTTAtctaaatgataaaaaatagaaAGTATCACAGACAGAAAACTCAACTGTGTTGTTACAAGTAGAGCACTAATGCGGCTCCAATCACCTGAGGCGGTGGAGGACTCTGTGACCCGGAAGGAGAATCGTCTCTTCCTGTGTTTCCGGGCGgcgagaaccaggaagtgatcttCTCACAAGACACCGGATGAgcaccgaggaggaggagaggtgaCTTCTGAACCGAGAGGAAGAGCCCGAAATTTCTGGAGGATTCCCCCGTGGAATGAGGATTATTGTATGACGGCTACAGGGATCTGACACCGCCGGTAAGaggctttattattattataatacaggatttttattattataaaggatctatattattataatcagggctttttttcagggggaactcagttccaccacctctggctcagaccctttggtgcctgctcactacaatcacttgtaaacacagaagtccggtttctgtgttttcaagtgacagctctgcactctgtgtgtaacccccctgaactctacactctgtatgtaatgcaatcctggtatttaatacccctttaagacccgtctactgtttgtgaaatctaaacggggtcgtggttgaattcctgcacctattttctgaggaaaaaaaagctctgattataataatacaggatttatattatacagaatttatattattattattattattattattattattattattattattatacaggatttatattattattatacaggatttatattattattgtacatgatttataatattattatacaggatttatcttataataatattataatagtacaggatttatattattattattattattatagtaatacaggattttttttattattatactgaaTTTatcttataataatatataataatacatgatttatattatactggatttatattatttttgtacaggatttataataataataataataataataattaaataataatttattattataaatcctgtattattattattattattattataatataggatttatatagcgctgacagtttgcacagcgctttataacatggggggggggggggtgtcaatttaatacaggaggaatcagagggcccttctcgttagagcttacaattttaaggattattttttattattattatacaggatttatatagtgctaacagtttgcacagcagttacaatacaagaggaatcagattGCCCTGTGCCTTATCGCTTACAATTCTAAGgattattttta is from Rana temporaria chromosome 9, aRanTem1.1, whole genome shotgun sequence and encodes:
- the ZBTB26 gene encoding zinc finger and BTB domain-containing protein 26 produces the protein MCEKTGVLHFKLENHGDSMLGRMNALREQNKFCDVTVYIDDAEVPGHKVVFAAGSPYLRDQFLLSDSQEVHISILQNSEAGKHLLMSCYTGVLEFPEMDLVNYLTAASFLQMSHVVERCTQALWKFIKPQQATEGTTDEEETKPAPEVDEPEGDIEDSMKPDSPVASISEDSIDNDDIQIVKVESISEVPPNDKAKVSQSQFMTSDQTALHSLEPQHSLINSTVENRAGDTDTNPAHNYAVSDNSSDNMGPSPKELFGPSSRILDKTLQWHHQCPKCTRVFRHLENYANHLKMHKLFMCLLCGKTFTQKGNLHRHMRVHAGIKPFQCKICGKTFSQKCSLQDHLNLHSGDKPHKCNYCDMVFAHKPVLRKHLKQLHGKNSFDNAHERGAQDIGLDYEAFAGAHDGSELISQSLHQ